One window from the genome of Fodinibius saliphilus encodes:
- a CDS encoding peroxiredoxin family protein produces the protein MKRKIALAFLLLVMGAIGYLGFSIYEELEQKQRVKERISQLPSFSLATLGGKTIHSEKNSGQIPVIITYFNTECEYCRAEINSMKGHQALQEKAHIYLVSNEPLEKLEAFSSSFGLDSLSAIQILRDTQGEVKELFGVKGVPNTFVYDEDRKLLKNFKGETKAEVLYGSVR, from the coding sequence ATGAAACGGAAAATTGCTTTAGCCTTTTTGTTGTTGGTCATGGGTGCAATTGGTTACTTGGGATTTTCAATCTATGAAGAGTTAGAACAAAAGCAACGAGTCAAAGAACGTATTTCGCAACTCCCTTCATTTTCTTTGGCAACCCTCGGCGGAAAAACTATCCACAGTGAGAAAAACTCTGGACAGATTCCTGTCATTATCACCTACTTCAACACAGAATGTGAGTACTGCCGCGCAGAAATCAACAGTATGAAAGGGCATCAGGCGCTACAAGAGAAGGCTCATATATATCTGGTGTCAAATGAGCCTCTCGAAAAATTAGAAGCATTCTCGAGTAGTTTTGGGCTCGATTCGTTATCTGCCATTCAGATTTTGAGGGATACCCAGGGAGAGGTGAAAGAACTATTTGGGGTTAAAGGGGTGCCTAATACATTTGTGTACGATGAGGACAGGAAATTGCTTAAAAACTTTAAAGGAGAAACGAAGGCTGAGGTGTTGTATGGATCGGTTCGGTAA
- a CDS encoding peptidase domain-containing ABC transporter yields MWNKNSKLEKRAEEVFVHQQDQSDCGVACLLSVINYLGGESKLERLRELSGTSKQGTKLLGLYQAAGEVGLEAEAYKADIENLKEQTDPCILHVVKDGRLQHYVIFYGIENDRFIISDPAEGVKQLTANEIEEVWESKALLLLKPTPEFTTVEEKKEDRWRWIKQLVREDITILSLALALGIFVSILSLATAIFSQKLIDEILPAEDTTKLIVGLGLLGVLLVAKNGFSYIRQLFLVRQSRDFNNRIINSFYSSLLKLPVPFFFNRKTGDLIARMNDTRRLQKTITYLFSEIMIDILLVLTAGIFIMTYSVYLGLFVWLSVPLFFLLTWRYNDAILQGQKKVMAAHSTNESNYVDTIQGIATIKTGNRESFFSTVTKNVYGFFQDQIFDLGKIGISFSFWANMISTFFMVGVLGLASMLVLQEQILLGALVAIFQMTSQLIPSANRLALTNIRLQEAKVAFERMYEFTSLEPEYSESSDKDESIGAIKKLSVSELSFRFPGRSQLLKDISFSVEQGEMIALLGESGCGKTTMLQILQRFYEAEGGAISVNGNGKLREIMVQDWRNHIASVPQQIKIFNGTLLDNICLGNVQEEAEQMVQFCKDYGFHLFFKDFPQQYATILGEEGANISGGQQQLVALARALYQEPDLLLLDEATSAMDRETEQKIFDLLSSLKDKMAIILVTHRVQSTKLVDRIYILNEGNVTQEGTPEELAVQDNLFSRSLADISVSKS; encoded by the coding sequence ATGTGGAATAAGAATTCTAAGTTGGAAAAGAGAGCAGAAGAAGTATTTGTTCATCAACAGGATCAATCTGATTGTGGCGTAGCTTGTCTTTTAAGCGTTATCAACTATTTGGGTGGAGAGTCAAAGCTGGAGCGTCTAAGGGAGCTTAGCGGTACTTCCAAACAGGGAACAAAACTGTTGGGGTTATACCAGGCAGCCGGAGAAGTGGGATTAGAGGCCGAAGCATACAAGGCTGATATCGAAAATCTTAAAGAACAGACGGATCCATGCATTCTGCATGTTGTTAAAGATGGTCGTTTGCAGCATTACGTGATTTTTTATGGGATAGAAAATGATCGGTTTATTATCAGTGACCCGGCAGAAGGGGTTAAGCAGTTAACGGCTAATGAAATAGAAGAAGTTTGGGAAAGCAAAGCTCTGTTGTTACTAAAACCTACTCCCGAATTCACTACAGTAGAGGAGAAAAAGGAGGACCGCTGGCGGTGGATTAAGCAACTGGTACGTGAGGATATTACAATATTAAGTCTTGCCTTGGCATTGGGGATCTTCGTATCCATATTGAGCCTGGCCACGGCTATATTTTCACAGAAGTTAATTGATGAGATATTGCCGGCCGAAGATACAACAAAGCTAATCGTTGGATTGGGATTGCTCGGGGTGCTGCTGGTAGCAAAAAATGGGTTCTCTTATATCCGCCAACTCTTTTTAGTGCGGCAGAGCAGGGACTTTAATAATCGCATTATAAATTCCTTTTATAGTTCTTTGCTAAAGCTGCCGGTTCCTTTTTTCTTTAATCGAAAAACGGGTGATCTGATTGCACGTATGAATGATACCCGTAGGTTACAGAAAACAATTACCTACCTGTTTAGCGAGATTATGATAGACATATTGCTCGTTCTTACAGCAGGTATTTTTATAATGACTTATTCAGTTTATTTGGGGCTATTCGTTTGGTTGAGTGTACCCCTGTTTTTCTTACTCACATGGAGATATAATGATGCCATTTTACAGGGACAGAAAAAAGTAATGGCTGCCCACTCAACCAATGAGAGTAATTATGTAGATACTATCCAGGGCATTGCTACCATTAAAACCGGTAATCGAGAGTCGTTCTTTTCGACGGTGACCAAAAACGTATATGGATTTTTTCAAGACCAGATTTTTGATCTCGGAAAGATTGGGATTTCATTTTCTTTTTGGGCGAATATGATCAGCACGTTTTTTATGGTTGGTGTATTGGGATTGGCTTCAATGCTAGTGCTACAGGAACAGATCCTATTGGGTGCATTAGTGGCGATCTTCCAGATGACCAGCCAGCTTATTCCTTCTGCAAACCGGCTTGCTCTAACTAATATACGACTACAAGAGGCCAAAGTAGCCTTTGAGCGTATGTATGAGTTTACATCATTGGAACCGGAGTATTCTGAGAGTTCAGACAAAGATGAGTCAATAGGAGCTATAAAGAAACTTTCTGTGTCTGAGTTATCATTTCGTTTCCCGGGCCGCAGTCAGCTTTTGAAAGATATCTCTTTTTCTGTTGAACAGGGAGAGATGATTGCCTTATTGGGCGAAAGTGGCTGTGGAAAGACGACAATGTTACAGATCTTACAGCGTTTTTATGAAGCTGAGGGAGGTGCTATTTCTGTGAATGGCAACGGTAAACTAAGGGAGATAATGGTTCAGGATTGGCGCAACCATATAGCTTCTGTACCGCAGCAGATTAAGATTTTTAACGGCACACTATTAGATAATATTTGCCTGGGGAATGTGCAGGAAGAAGCAGAGCAAATGGTTCAGTTTTGTAAAGATTATGGATTCCATCTCTTTTTTAAAGATTTTCCTCAACAGTACGCAACAATTTTGGGAGAAGAAGGGGCTAATATTTCCGGTGGTCAACAGCAGTTAGTTGCTTTAGCTCGAGCTTTATACCAAGAACCCGATCTGTTATTACTGGATGAAGCGACCTCGGCCATGGATCGGGAAACAGAGCAGAAAATATTTGATTTACTATCTTCACTAAAAGATAAGATGGCTATTATTCTCGTCACCCATCGGGTACAAAGTACAAAGCTTGTTGATCGAATTTATATTCTTAATGAAGGTAATGTTACTCAGGAAGGAACACCGGAAGAGCTTGCTGTACAGGATAACTTGTTTTCACGATCATTAGCAGACATCTCTGTAAGCAAGAGCTAA
- a CDS encoding MauE/DoxX family redox-associated membrane protein, translating to MMNQKYRRYSILTIRIILGLLFLISGVGKLINGADARYLVELLATEYFWLIEYASIIVIGTSILELILAIFLLWGKYLKWALSVTLLMLIGFSSILSYFYLQGMSIDSCGCFGAFGFASGLEFTLIRNLILVSLILGAYLLMTSNRD from the coding sequence ATGATGAACCAAAAATATCGACGTTATTCCATATTAACCATAAGAATTATTTTAGGATTACTATTCCTGATTTCGGGGGTGGGCAAACTCATCAATGGGGCCGACGCACGATACCTTGTAGAACTGCTGGCTACAGAATATTTTTGGCTTATCGAATATGCATCAATAATAGTAATAGGAACTTCAATATTGGAATTGATTCTCGCAATTTTTTTACTCTGGGGAAAATACCTGAAGTGGGCTCTTTCGGTTACCCTGCTTATGCTAATCGGCTTTTCTTCGATACTGAGTTACTTTTACCTACAAGGAATGAGTATTGACAGTTGTGGATGTTTTGGTGCCTTTGGCTTTGCCTCGGGACTGGAGTTTACGCTAATTCGAAATCTCATACTAGTTTCATTAATTCTAGGGGCTTATCTACTGATGACTTCAAATAGGGATTAA
- a CDS encoding TIGR01777 family oxidoreductase, translated as MNIFLSGATGFIGSYLRDMLLREGHLLTIVTRRPEEYEQEKAKNQRFVSWDDNLAAEMEKADAVVNLAGSSIFGQRWTKEVKEKIYSSRIDTTTQIVSAIEQANNRPSVMISASGADFYGGRGNNVLDETEEPGDSFLANVCVDWEKAAEPVTALNVRLAIPRIAVVLEKDGGALEQMLLPFKLFVGGPIGSGSQFFPWVHMYDLCRGIVFAIHNEDFAGPYNLSSPNPVTMRTFANELAAQLNRPSLFRVPGSVLKLVLGEAAEPILTSKRLQPKKLQQHGFEFRFSHLQEALADVL; from the coding sequence ATGAACATATTTTTATCCGGTGCTACTGGCTTTATAGGAAGTTACCTGCGGGATATGCTCCTTCGAGAAGGACATCTGCTGACAATAGTTACGCGCAGGCCGGAGGAGTATGAACAGGAAAAGGCGAAAAACCAGCGATTTGTCTCTTGGGATGACAACCTTGCAGCTGAAATGGAAAAGGCTGATGCGGTGGTGAACCTGGCGGGTTCCTCAATATTTGGACAGCGGTGGACCAAGGAAGTAAAAGAAAAAATATACTCCAGTAGAATTGATACGACCACTCAAATTGTAAGTGCTATAGAACAAGCCAATAATCGTCCTTCTGTGATGATTTCTGCTTCAGGTGCAGATTTTTATGGGGGACGTGGAAACAACGTCTTGGATGAAACCGAGGAGCCGGGAGACAGTTTTTTAGCCAATGTTTGTGTGGATTGGGAAAAAGCTGCAGAACCGGTTACGGCTTTAAATGTTCGGTTGGCTATTCCACGCATAGCGGTAGTCCTTGAAAAGGATGGAGGAGCCTTGGAGCAGATGTTACTTCCCTTTAAACTATTTGTTGGTGGTCCTATTGGTAGTGGAAGCCAATTTTTCCCCTGGGTTCATATGTATGATTTATGCAGAGGGATCGTTTTTGCAATTCATAACGAAGATTTTGCCGGCCCTTATAATTTATCGAGTCCCAATCCGGTTACAATGCGAACATTTGCCAATGAATTAGCTGCCCAACTCAATCGCCCATCACTATTTAGAGTGCCGGGATCAGTATTAAAACTGGTACTGGGTGAGGCAGCAGAACCGATTTTAACGAGTAAACGCCTGCAACCTAAAAAGTTGCAGCAACATGGTTTTGAGTTTCGGTTTTCCCATCTACAGGAAGCCCTGGCTGATGTATTATAA